Proteins encoded together in one Riemerella anatipestifer window:
- a CDS encoding IS982-like element ISRa1 family transposase yields MNNIEQIYERILEVLGLFSENQLISYQRRTPKMSDLEVISLNITAEYLSIDSELQLFRKLPNSLINKIERSVYNKRKRRLSLQTEQIRQRISMEFNEFEDIFIVDSMPMKVCENARSTRSKICKEQSYSSPTYGYCASQKLYFYGYKLHAVCSLNGVIKNFDISPASVHDIHYLKDSGEQMRNCTLIGDRGYLSAKVQIDLFNYANIKLDTPMRSNQKDYIPQFSLYKKKRKRIETFFSQLCDQFMIKRNYAKTFEGFKTRIISKITAATVIQYINKFIFQRKLNHLKISII; encoded by the coding sequence ATGAACAACATAGAGCAAATATATGAAAGAATTTTGGAAGTTTTAGGACTTTTTTCAGAAAATCAACTGATTAGTTATCAGAGAAGAACACCTAAAATGAGCGATTTAGAAGTCATAAGTCTTAATATTACTGCTGAATACTTGAGTATTGATAGCGAATTACAGTTATTTAGAAAATTGCCAAACTCTCTGATAAACAAAATTGAAAGAAGTGTTTACAATAAGCGAAAACGAAGACTATCCCTACAAACAGAGCAAATTAGACAGCGTATTTCGATGGAGTTCAATGAGTTTGAAGATATTTTTATCGTTGATAGCATGCCAATGAAAGTTTGTGAAAACGCTCGTTCTACTCGTTCAAAAATTTGTAAAGAGCAATCCTATTCTTCACCAACATATGGTTATTGTGCTTCACAGAAATTATATTTCTATGGCTATAAACTACACGCAGTATGTTCTTTAAATGGTGTGATTAAGAATTTTGATATAAGCCCTGCATCCGTTCACGACATCCACTATTTAAAAGATAGTGGTGAGCAAATGCGAAACTGTACTTTAATTGGAGATAGAGGCTATTTATCAGCAAAAGTTCAAATAGATTTATTTAACTATGCTAATATTAAATTAGATACACCAATGAGAAGTAATCAGAAAGATTATATTCCTCAATTTTCATTGTACAAGAAAAAGCGAAAACGAATTGAGACATTTTTCTCTCAACTTTGCGACCAATTTATGATTAAAAGAAACTATGCTAAAACTTTTGAAGGCTTTAAAACAAGGATAATCAGTAAAATAACCGCCGCAACGGTTATTCAATATATCAATAAATTTATCTTCCAAAGAAAATTAAATCATCTAAAAATCAGTATTATTTAA
- a CDS encoding endonuclease MutS2 gives MHITKDSLQELEFPQLLAEIAPYAYSSKIAQKISDLKPLKKEEALVSLKKTSEFLSSFESENIIPFNEYEDVETELKLMLIENFRLENRAFIKIKNITSQIGKLQKFFPQYSEIFPELLKGIETLDFKKEIIEKIDHVFNRFEEVKSDASPILKELRDEIQKAKKAIDENFNRALGVYSQSDFLDEIRETIIEDQRVLAVKSGFKKRVQGRVLGVSKTGSITYIQPETVVKHYFKLKESLEEEKKEIDRILRKLTAEIAVFQPEIASYQNYIFDLDLTRAKTKFAEKVNAMLPKINDHQTLKLRDAYHPLLWLQNKAENKEIFPQTLALTEHNRIICISGPNAGGKSITLKTVGLLQLMLQSGILVPVHPKSEMFFFDKVMTDIGDNQSIENHLSTYSSRLKKMSHIIRKADKNTLLLIDEFGTGSDPELGGALAESFLEFFYEKKSFAIITTHYTNIKLVVEQLPNAQNAAMLFDENSLEPLYKLEIGQAGSSFTFEVAEKNKIPPFIIRSAKRKVEKDVVNLDKTIVKLQQEKFEVEKLKTDLSQKKESVEDKRDNLQKLNEQLQQKLFNFQKLYEEEHRKLQFGNKVENFIKDYINGRSRKELVKDFVKILEQEKYRKLGSDKDESKKLQVIKRKITQQLKRKEVKEKIEETNQKLEEKKQKERAVWLKVGQRVRIIGSTSVGTIESISKNKVTVNYGLFKTQINPDELERV, from the coding sequence GTGCATATTACTAAAGACAGTTTACAAGAATTAGAGTTTCCGCAACTATTAGCGGAAATTGCTCCATACGCCTATTCCTCAAAAATAGCTCAAAAAATTTCGGATTTAAAACCGCTAAAAAAAGAGGAGGCTTTAGTTTCATTAAAAAAAACTTCTGAATTTTTAAGCAGCTTTGAAAGTGAAAATATTATTCCTTTCAATGAATATGAAGATGTGGAAACAGAGCTAAAACTAATGCTTATTGAAAATTTCCGATTGGAAAATAGGGCTTTTATAAAGATTAAAAATATCACTTCGCAAATCGGAAAACTCCAAAAGTTCTTTCCACAATATTCGGAGATTTTTCCTGAATTATTGAAAGGTATAGAAACTCTTGATTTCAAAAAAGAAATTATTGAGAAAATAGATCACGTCTTTAACCGATTTGAAGAGGTTAAAAGTGATGCCTCTCCTATTTTAAAAGAACTCCGAGATGAAATACAAAAAGCTAAAAAAGCCATAGATGAAAATTTCAATAGGGCTTTAGGAGTCTATTCTCAAAGTGATTTTTTAGACGAAATCCGAGAAACCATTATAGAGGATCAAAGGGTGTTAGCTGTAAAATCGGGCTTCAAAAAAAGGGTGCAAGGTAGAGTTTTAGGCGTTTCAAAGACAGGTTCCATAACCTACATTCAACCAGAAACTGTAGTAAAACATTATTTTAAACTAAAAGAAAGTTTAGAAGAAGAAAAAAAAGAAATAGACCGTATTTTAAGAAAGCTAACCGCTGAAATAGCTGTATTTCAACCTGAAATAGCGTCTTATCAAAACTATATTTTTGACCTAGACCTTACAAGAGCTAAGACTAAGTTTGCAGAAAAAGTAAATGCGATGCTTCCTAAAATTAATGACCACCAAACACTAAAACTAAGAGATGCCTATCATCCTCTATTATGGTTACAAAACAAGGCGGAGAACAAAGAAATTTTCCCACAAACCCTTGCTCTTACCGAACATAATAGAATCATTTGTATTTCTGGTCCAAATGCTGGTGGTAAATCAATTACATTAAAAACAGTAGGGTTGTTACAGCTTATGCTCCAATCGGGGATTTTAGTTCCTGTACATCCGAAATCCGAAATGTTTTTCTTTGATAAAGTAATGACGGACATTGGTGATAATCAATCTATTGAAAACCATCTTTCTACCTATTCGTCTAGACTTAAGAAAATGTCGCACATTATCAGAAAAGCGGATAAAAATACATTACTACTCATAGACGAATTTGGAACTGGCTCCGACCCCGAACTTGGTGGTGCGTTGGCGGAAAGTTTTTTGGAGTTTTTCTACGAAAAAAAATCCTTTGCTATTATTACTACTCACTATACCAACATTAAGCTGGTAGTGGAGCAACTCCCTAACGCTCAAAATGCAGCAATGCTTTTTGATGAAAACAGTCTAGAGCCTCTTTATAAATTAGAGATAGGACAGGCAGGAAGTTCGTTTACTTTTGAAGTGGCAGAAAAAAATAAAATTCCACCTTTCATCATTCGCTCGGCAAAAAGAAAAGTAGAGAAAGATGTCGTTAATTTAGATAAAACCATCGTAAAACTTCAGCAAGAAAAATTTGAGGTTGAAAAACTAAAAACAGATTTATCTCAGAAAAAAGAATCGGTAGAAGATAAACGAGACAATCTGCAAAAGCTTAACGAGCAACTACAGCAGAAACTTTTTAACTTCCAAAAACTTTATGAAGAAGAACATAGAAAATTACAATTTGGGAACAAAGTAGAAAACTTTATTAAAGACTACATCAATGGGCGTTCTAGAAAGGAACTTGTCAAAGATTTTGTAAAAATATTAGAACAGGAGAAATACCGAAAGTTAGGCTCTGATAAAGATGAGTCTAAGAAATTACAAGTGATAAAACGCAAAATCACTCAACAGCTCAAAAGGAAAGAAGTCAAAGAGAAAATAGAAGAAACCAATCAAAAATTGGAAGAAAAAAAACAAAAAGAAAGAGCTGTTTGGTTAAAAGTGGGACAACGAGTGAGAATTATAGGAAGTACCAGCGTAGGCACTATTGAGAGTATTTCTAAAAATAAAGTAACCGTAAATTATGGGTTATTTAAAACTCAAATTAATCCTGACGAACTAGAACGCGTATAA